One stretch of Dyella jiangningensis DNA includes these proteins:
- a CDS encoding LysR family transcriptional regulator gives MSSEVNLNRLAVFVALVRAGSFTAAAETLGMTKAMVSQHLAKLEQELGVTLVLRSTRRMTLTEAGSTFHAACARILAEAEAAIEQVGSDQEKPSGTLRLTATSDYGTSVVAPALADFMRSHPQLQTDLVLSDHVSDLIAERFDLAIRMGWLRDSNLRSTRLGSFRQLLVASPGYLAGRGEPRSLAELPSLAWVSLALLSSPLRWTFTAPDGSRRTVRMKQAAQANNVVAAHALVRHGAGVSVLPDYLVTDDIREGRLVPLLAQYRLPEGGIHAVYPGRQPPAKVRAFIGHLRAWLAAQT, from the coding sequence ATGTCCAGCGAAGTGAATCTCAACCGGTTGGCGGTGTTCGTGGCGCTGGTGCGTGCCGGCTCGTTCACGGCGGCTGCCGAAACGCTGGGCATGACCAAGGCGATGGTGAGCCAGCATCTGGCGAAGCTGGAGCAGGAACTCGGCGTCACCCTGGTACTGCGCAGCACCCGGCGCATGACGCTCACCGAAGCGGGGAGCACGTTCCACGCTGCCTGCGCTCGCATCCTCGCCGAGGCGGAGGCGGCGATCGAACAGGTGGGCAGCGACCAGGAGAAGCCCAGCGGCACGCTGCGGCTTACCGCCACCAGCGATTACGGCACCTCGGTGGTGGCGCCGGCCCTGGCCGACTTCATGCGCAGCCATCCGCAACTGCAGACCGACCTGGTGCTGAGCGACCACGTGAGCGACCTGATCGCCGAACGCTTCGATCTGGCCATCCGCATGGGTTGGTTGCGCGATTCGAATCTGCGTTCGACGCGGCTGGGCAGCTTCCGCCAGCTGCTGGTCGCTTCGCCGGGCTATCTTGCTGGCCGGGGCGAGCCGCGCAGCCTGGCGGAGTTGCCATCGCTGGCATGGGTGTCGCTCGCGCTGTTGTCTTCCCCGCTGCGCTGGACGTTCACGGCACCCGATGGTTCACGCCGTACCGTGCGCATGAAGCAGGCGGCGCAAGCCAACAACGTGGTGGCAGCGCATGCCCTGGTGCGCCACGGCGCCGGCGTCAGCGTGCTGCCGGACTACCTGGTCACCGACGACATCCGCGAAGGCCGCCTCGTGCCGCTGCTGGCGCAGTACCGTCTGCCCGAAGGCGGCATCCACGCGGTGTATCCGGGGCGGCAGCCGCCGGCCAAGGTGCGTGCGTTCATCGGGCATCTGCGCGCCTGGCTTGCCGCGCAGACATGA
- a CDS encoding DMT family transporter, translating to MQSVTKARWQIHFCVLLWGFTAILGKLITLPALPLVWWRMLLVSGSLLLMPRVWRGLKAMPVRLRWSYAGIGVLVSLHWLTFYAAIKLANASVAATCIALGPVFLALVEPWIARRKFDPRELLIGVAVVPGVAMVVGGVPVDMRLGIAVGAFSALLVALFGSYNKRLVEHGDPLTVTCIELGTGTLFLTVLAPLLPHTGAAFVVPSLHDAALLVLLSFGCTLLPFALALVALRHMSAFGTQMVTNLEPVYAIVLAMLMLGEQRELDGWFYAGVAVILAAVFMHPLLSRQQGKATQPELLGTAESHNVVE from the coding sequence ATGCAATCCGTCACCAAAGCCCGCTGGCAGATCCACTTCTGCGTCCTGCTATGGGGCTTCACCGCCATCCTGGGCAAGCTGATCACCCTGCCTGCCTTGCCGCTGGTGTGGTGGCGCATGTTGCTGGTCTCCGGCTCGTTGCTGCTGATGCCGCGCGTCTGGCGGGGGCTCAAGGCCATGCCCGTGCGATTGCGCTGGTCCTACGCCGGCATCGGCGTACTGGTGTCGCTGCATTGGCTGACGTTCTATGCCGCGATCAAGCTTGCCAACGCGTCCGTCGCCGCCACCTGCATCGCCTTGGGGCCGGTGTTCCTCGCGCTGGTGGAACCATGGATCGCCCGGCGCAAGTTCGATCCGCGCGAGCTGCTGATCGGCGTGGCCGTCGTGCCCGGCGTGGCGATGGTGGTCGGCGGCGTTCCTGTCGACATGCGGCTCGGCATCGCCGTGGGTGCGTTCTCCGCCTTGCTGGTGGCCCTGTTCGGCTCCTACAACAAGCGCCTGGTGGAACACGGTGACCCGCTCACGGTGACCTGCATCGAGCTCGGCACCGGCACGCTGTTCCTTACCGTATTGGCGCCACTACTGCCGCACACGGGCGCCGCCTTCGTGGTGCCCAGCCTGCACGATGCCGCGCTGCTGGTGCTGCTCTCGTTCGGCTGCACGCTGCTTCCGTTCGCGCTCGCGCTGGTGGCACTGCGCCACATGAGCGCGTTCGGCACGCAGATGGTGACGAACCTGGAACCCGTCTACGCCATCGTGCTGGCCATGCTCATGCTGGGCGAGCAGCGCGAACTGGACGGTTGGTTCTACGCAGGCGTGGCGGTGATCCTCGCGGCCGTGTTCATGCATCCGCTGCTGAGTCGACAGCAGGGAAAGGCCACGCAGCCCGAACTGCTGGGCACCGCGGAAAGCCACAACGTCGTCGAATGA
- a CDS encoding AsmA family protein, whose product MSWRSRRLMWFVYAPVAVLLLLIAAAIFIVATFDWNRLKPTINERVSQTIGRPFVIQGDITVSWAREPGEGGLAAWVPWPTLQARDIVIGNPDWAKQLQFAQLDAVRFRLAPLRLLFHHVEIPTLYVVRPRIDLERDAQGRATWDFTFGKSAQPSSWALDLHAVGFDHSEITFDDAVNKANLKITVEPLQQAIPYDQIVAQQSADAAEQAGKVAGAGARQAVAKANAKDESRPGSTHAAYQFAWQAEGRYQGEPVKGTGKTGGVLALQQTDQPFPLQANIHVDDSHIAFVGTFTDPLHLAALDIRLWFSGASMAKLYPLIGVTLPDTPPFATQGHLKANLKRGDSHFSYENFRGRVGGSDIAGNVTFDTGGPRPKLAGEVKSQVLRFADLAPLIGADTNAEKQRRGDATPQPSDKALPVEPFRTDRWRAMDADVQFSAGHIVRDASLPIDALSTHVVMDNGVLRLDPLSFDLAGGKVNSNLSLDGSRTPMQGNIKLGARHLKLKELFPKFEPMRTSFGEINGDATLDARGNSVSELLGTSSGEVKLLMNDGAISKALLETAGLNVGNIIISKLFGDKTVKINCAASDLAATNGLFQTRLFVFDTEDATVNIDGTVNFANEKLDLDVHPNSKGLRVLSLRSPLYVKGTLKNPDVGVQPGPLILRGGGAVALGVLAAPVAALLPLVVTSKGEPDNACAAVLEQMRNPSKATPPSTKNPPKTAQKQ is encoded by the coding sequence ATGTCCTGGCGCAGCCGAAGGCTGATGTGGTTCGTCTACGCACCGGTGGCCGTCCTGCTGCTGTTGATCGCGGCGGCGATCTTCATCGTCGCCACGTTCGACTGGAATCGGCTCAAGCCCACCATCAACGAGCGCGTCAGCCAGACCATTGGCCGTCCCTTCGTCATCCAGGGCGACATCACGGTCAGCTGGGCGCGCGAGCCGGGGGAAGGCGGCCTTGCGGCATGGGTGCCTTGGCCCACGCTGCAGGCGCGGGACATCGTCATCGGCAATCCCGACTGGGCCAAGCAATTGCAGTTCGCTCAACTGGATGCCGTGCGATTCCGCCTCGCACCGTTGCGCCTGCTGTTCCATCACGTGGAGATTCCCACGCTCTACGTGGTGCGTCCGCGCATCGACCTGGAGCGCGACGCCCAGGGCCGCGCCACCTGGGACTTCACCTTCGGCAAGAGCGCCCAGCCGTCCAGCTGGGCGCTCGACCTGCACGCCGTCGGTTTCGACCACTCGGAGATCACCTTCGACGACGCGGTAAACAAGGCAAACCTGAAGATCACGGTGGAACCGTTGCAACAGGCGATTCCCTACGACCAGATCGTGGCGCAGCAATCCGCCGATGCCGCCGAGCAGGCGGGCAAGGTCGCCGGCGCCGGCGCTCGACAGGCGGTGGCCAAGGCCAACGCGAAGGATGAAAGCCGGCCAGGCAGTACGCACGCCGCCTATCAGTTCGCCTGGCAGGCCGAGGGCCGCTACCAGGGCGAGCCGGTGAAAGGCACCGGCAAGACCGGCGGGGTGCTCGCGCTGCAGCAGACCGACCAGCCCTTCCCGCTGCAGGCCAACATCCATGTGGACGACAGCCACATCGCCTTCGTGGGCACGTTTACCGATCCGCTGCACCTGGCTGCGCTCGACATCCGCCTGTGGTTCTCCGGCGCCAGCATGGCCAAGCTGTATCCGCTGATTGGCGTCACGCTGCCCGACACGCCGCCCTTCGCGACGCAGGGTCATCTCAAGGCGAACCTCAAGCGAGGTGACAGCCACTTCTCCTATGAAAACTTCCGCGGCCGTGTCGGCGGCAGCGATATCGCCGGCAACGTGACGTTCGACACCGGCGGCCCGCGCCCCAAGCTGGCCGGCGAAGTGAAATCGCAGGTACTGCGCTTCGCTGACCTCGCCCCGCTGATCGGCGCCGACACCAATGCGGAGAAGCAACGCCGCGGCGACGCCACGCCGCAACCGTCCGACAAGGCGCTGCCGGTCGAGCCGTTCCGCACGGATCGCTGGCGCGCCATGGACGCCGACGTGCAGTTCAGCGCCGGGCATATCGTGCGCGATGCATCCCTGCCCATCGATGCGCTCTCCACGCACGTGGTCATGGACAACGGCGTGCTTCGCCTCGATCCGCTCTCCTTCGACCTGGCCGGTGGCAAGGTCAACAGCAACCTGAGCCTCGACGGCAGCCGCACGCCCATGCAGGGCAACATCAAGCTCGGCGCACGCCACCTCAAGCTCAAGGAATTGTTTCCGAAATTCGAACCGATGCGAACCAGCTTCGGCGAGATCAATGGCGATGCCACCCTCGACGCGCGTGGCAATTCGGTGAGCGAGTTGCTGGGCACCTCCAGCGGCGAGGTGAAGCTGCTGATGAACGACGGCGCGATCAGCAAGGCCTTGCTGGAGACTGCCGGACTCAACGTGGGCAACATCATCATCAGCAAGCTGTTCGGCGACAAGACGGTGAAGATCAACTGCGCCGCCTCGGATCTCGCCGCCACCAATGGCCTGTTCCAGACACGCCTGTTCGTGTTCGACACCGAAGATGCCACCGTCAACATCGATGGCACGGTCAACTTCGCCAACGAAAAACTGGATCTGGACGTGCACCCGAACTCGAAAGGCCTGCGCGTGCTGTCGCTGCGCTCGCCGCTCTATGTGAAGGGCACCTTGAAGAACCCGGACGTGGGCGTCCAGCCTGGTCCACTGATCCTGCGCGGTGGCGGCGCCGTGGCGCTGGGCGTGCTCGCCGCGCCCGTGGCGGCCCTGCTGCCGCTGGTGGTCACCAGCAAGGGCGAGCCCGACAACGCCTGCGCCGCCGTGCTCGAACAGATGCGCAATCCGTCGAAGGCCACGCCGCCTTCGACCAAAAATCCGCCGAAAACCGCACAAAAGCAGTGA
- a CDS encoding siderophore-interacting protein, translated as MTRHAHQMQRHTVVLREIEVLRTQRITPHMQRVVFGGEALRGFHSASPDDHTKLFFPNRAGQLVLPTPGQGRLEFPEGVEPSPMRDYTPRRYDAEVNELTVDFVLHGDGPAARWAEQAEPGQRIGAGGPRGSFVVADDFDHYVMIGDETALPAVSRWLEELPYGAHAIVLMEIPGSADRQTLESRAQVDFAWFERDNLDAATSQLLEHALQRLPTPSGDTFWWIAAESSRARRMRQYLSDERNIPKEWLRATGYWKAEGSEDEA; from the coding sequence ATGACCCGACATGCCCATCAGATGCAGCGCCACACGGTGGTGCTTCGCGAGATCGAGGTACTGCGCACGCAGCGCATCACGCCGCACATGCAGCGCGTGGTGTTTGGCGGCGAGGCGTTGCGCGGCTTCCACAGCGCTTCACCGGACGACCACACGAAGCTGTTCTTCCCCAATCGCGCAGGCCAGCTCGTACTCCCCACACCCGGCCAGGGACGCCTGGAATTTCCCGAAGGTGTCGAACCTTCACCGATGCGCGACTACACGCCCCGCCGCTACGACGCCGAAGTCAACGAGCTCACGGTGGATTTCGTGCTTCACGGCGACGGCCCCGCCGCCAGGTGGGCCGAACAGGCCGAGCCGGGGCAACGCATCGGCGCCGGCGGTCCGCGCGGGTCCTTCGTGGTGGCGGATGACTTCGATCACTACGTGATGATCGGCGACGAAACCGCCTTGCCCGCGGTCAGCCGCTGGCTCGAGGAACTGCCGTACGGCGCGCACGCCATCGTACTGATGGAAATTCCCGGCAGCGCGGATCGACAGACGCTCGAATCGCGCGCCCAGGTCGACTTCGCCTGGTTCGAACGCGACAACCTCGATGCCGCCACCAGCCAGCTGCTGGAACACGCGCTGCAACGCTTGCCCACGCCATCGGGCGACACGTTCTGGTGGATCGCCGCGGAATCCTCACGCGCGCGACGCATGCGCCAATATCTTTCCGATGAACGCAACATTCCCAAGGAATGGTTGCGTGCGACAGGCTACTGGAAAGCCGAAGGAAGCGAGGACGAAGCGTGA
- a CDS encoding PadR family transcriptional regulator — MHDPSRRAKAALRGDPDRSSGQRLLGHGDLKLLLLALLEQQPGHGYELIHRIADMFHGHYAPSPGAIYPTLTMLEELGLLQVDQEHGGRKLYTVTAQGRRFLADHHDAVDAMTLRTRHAVRIAAKMALPPAVRHAMHAVKHALMARGTAWNASEAKRVAALLEHAASEIAAEPDD, encoded by the coding sequence ATGCACGATCCGTCACGCCGAGCCAAGGCCGCACTGCGCGGCGATCCGGACCGCTCCAGCGGCCAACGCCTGCTGGGACATGGCGACCTGAAGCTGTTGCTGCTGGCCCTGCTCGAACAGCAACCAGGCCACGGGTATGAATTGATCCACCGCATCGCGGACATGTTCCACGGCCACTACGCGCCCAGTCCTGGCGCGATCTACCCCACGTTGACCATGCTCGAGGAGCTGGGGTTGCTGCAGGTCGACCAGGAACACGGTGGCCGCAAGCTCTATACCGTCACGGCGCAGGGACGTCGGTTCCTGGCCGACCACCACGATGCCGTCGACGCCATGACGCTGCGCACACGCCATGCCGTACGGATCGCCGCAAAGATGGCCTTGCCACCGGCCGTGCGGCACGCCATGCATGCGGTGAAGCACGCGCTGATGGCACGCGGCACCGCATGGAACGCATCCGAAGCGAAACGCGTCGCGGCACTGCTGGAACACGCCGCCAGCGAGATCGCCGCCGAACCCGACGACTGA
- a CDS encoding DUF4349 domain-containing protein: MRARKWMFAVLAVLLLAGCSRKQEVAPATLTGEAAKAGAKLAYEHAVGIELPKAQIDARVGAVREACETQRFGACNVLRITQGEWRSSLVVRATPGAVEPLVGMAGQGGKFVSRETHAEDLADAVNDNQRKQAQLDAYARRLDELASRRDLAVADLMALSHEQAQVQQQRESLQGEAAMQQRRLDTNLLELDFHDADAGSRGHRLSASLSGLLDQLIEGVGDALSAVAYGLPFLLLALPLALAWRWAWRRIVRRRNHPGT, encoded by the coding sequence ATGCGTGCACGCAAGTGGATGTTTGCGGTGCTGGCCGTGCTGTTGCTGGCTGGCTGTTCAAGAAAGCAGGAGGTGGCGCCCGCCACGTTGACGGGCGAGGCGGCGAAAGCGGGTGCAAAGCTCGCTTACGAACATGCCGTCGGTATCGAGCTGCCGAAGGCGCAGATCGACGCCAGGGTGGGCGCCGTGCGCGAGGCCTGTGAAACGCAGCGCTTCGGCGCATGCAACGTATTGCGCATCACGCAGGGTGAATGGCGTTCCTCGTTGGTGGTTCGCGCGACGCCAGGCGCCGTCGAGCCCCTGGTCGGCATGGCGGGGCAAGGCGGCAAGTTCGTTTCGCGCGAAACGCATGCGGAGGATCTGGCGGATGCGGTGAACGACAACCAGCGCAAGCAGGCGCAACTGGATGCCTATGCCAGGCGGCTGGACGAACTGGCTTCACGCAGGGATCTCGCCGTTGCCGACCTGATGGCGTTGAGCCACGAGCAGGCACAGGTACAGCAGCAGCGCGAATCGTTGCAGGGCGAGGCTGCCATGCAGCAGCGGCGGCTCGACACCAACCTGTTGGAGCTGGATTTCCACGATGCCGATGCCGGCTCACGCGGGCATCGGTTGAGTGCGTCACTCAGCGGACTGCTCGACCAGCTGATCGAGGGTGTCGGCGATGCGCTGTCCGCGGTCGCTTATGGCCTGCCGTTCCTGCTGCTTGCGCTGCCGCTGGCACTCGCCTGGCGATGGGCATGGCGCCGCATCGTCAGGCGGAGGAACCATCCCGGGACGTGA
- a CDS encoding peptidylprolyl isomerase, translated as MLRHCLAAAIAFAIALPVAAIAADQPAAHTPTPKELLAKSQPQEWRTPDPQNLLIMTLPKGQVLIELAPDFTPLHVANIRTLVREHYFDGLAIVRVQDNFVTQWGDPEDDDNGDKSKLKPLGSAKAKLPPEYTRPFDAKLPFTRLPDGDVYAPEVGFSQGFPVGRDKAHGQEWLTHCYGMVGVGRDADPETGSGTGLYVVIGQAPRGLDRNLAVVGRVLQGMEYLSGLPRGTGPLGFYDKPEQRVGISAIQLASELPPEQRPKIEVLRTDSATFTALIEAKRNRRDDFYRNPAGKIDLCSINIPVREAKAQP; from the coding sequence ATGCTGCGCCACTGCCTTGCTGCCGCCATCGCATTCGCCATTGCCCTGCCCGTGGCCGCCATCGCGGCCGACCAGCCCGCCGCACATACACCAACGCCGAAGGAATTGCTGGCCAAGTCGCAGCCGCAGGAATGGCGCACGCCCGATCCGCAGAACCTGCTGATCATGACGCTGCCCAAGGGCCAGGTGCTGATCGAACTGGCGCCGGATTTCACGCCCCTGCACGTCGCCAACATCCGCACGCTGGTGCGCGAGCACTATTTCGATGGCCTCGCCATCGTGCGCGTGCAGGACAACTTCGTGACCCAGTGGGGCGACCCGGAAGACGACGACAACGGCGACAAGAGCAAGCTCAAGCCGCTGGGCAGCGCCAAGGCGAAACTGCCGCCGGAATACACGCGACCGTTCGATGCGAAGCTGCCGTTCACGCGCCTGCCCGACGGTGACGTCTACGCGCCGGAAGTCGGCTTCTCCCAAGGCTTCCCGGTGGGGCGCGACAAGGCGCACGGACAGGAATGGCTCACGCACTGCTACGGCATGGTGGGCGTGGGACGCGACGCCGACCCGGAAACCGGCAGCGGCACCGGCCTGTACGTCGTGATCGGCCAGGCGCCCCGTGGACTCGATCGCAACCTCGCCGTGGTCGGCCGCGTGCTGCAGGGCATGGAATATCTCTCGGGCCTGCCGCGCGGCACCGGCCCGCTCGGCTTCTACGACAAGCCCGAGCAGCGCGTGGGCATTAGCGCCATCCAGCTCGCCTCCGAACTGCCACCGGAACAGCGGCCGAAGATCGAAGTGCTGCGCACCGACAGCGCCACCTTCACCGCGTTGATCGAAGCCAAGCGCAATCGCCGCGACGACTTCTATCGCAACCCGGCCGGCAAGATCGACCTGTGCAGCATCAACATCCCGGTCCGCGAGGCGAAAGCGCAGCCCTGA
- the folE2 gene encoding GTP cyclohydrolase FolE2 → MKNRDSAVRPLPDVGSDATTGAIGRLEWVGMEGIALPVCFDAGGGEMQRTAAKVDMFVNLVRAQQRGIHMSRLYLLADAHLGGEPVDAASLERLLRAFLHSHEGIADRACIHLRFEVLVRRAALRSSNHGWRAYPVCLEASLSEHGYRFELGTDVVYSSTCPASAALSRQLIQQQFAEAFSPGASLDHAAVMAWLGSEQGIVATPHAQRSTAHLRVRPAPDASLSLIALLDRAEHALGTAVQTAVKREDEQAFALANGGNLMFCEDAARRIQQALEGDPGVAGFNVRVAHHESLHAHDAVAHASGGALEHVSPAAPFQALPW, encoded by the coding sequence GTGAAGAACAGAGACAGCGCCGTACGCCCGCTCCCCGACGTCGGCAGTGATGCAACGACGGGTGCGATCGGGCGCCTTGAATGGGTCGGCATGGAAGGCATCGCGCTGCCGGTGTGCTTCGATGCAGGCGGCGGCGAAATGCAACGCACGGCGGCGAAGGTCGACATGTTCGTCAACCTGGTCCGGGCGCAGCAGCGCGGCATCCACATGTCGCGCTTGTATCTGCTGGCCGATGCGCACCTGGGCGGCGAACCCGTCGATGCGGCATCGTTGGAACGACTGCTGCGGGCCTTCCTTCATTCGCACGAAGGCATCGCCGATCGTGCCTGCATCCACCTTCGCTTCGAGGTGCTCGTACGCCGTGCGGCCCTGCGCAGCAGCAACCATGGCTGGCGCGCGTATCCGGTGTGCCTGGAGGCGAGCCTGTCGGAACACGGTTACCGTTTCGAACTCGGTACCGACGTGGTCTACTCGTCCACCTGCCCCGCGTCGGCAGCGCTTTCGCGCCAGCTCATCCAGCAGCAGTTTGCCGAGGCCTTTTCCCCTGGCGCTTCCTTGGATCATGCCGCTGTCATGGCGTGGCTGGGCAGCGAACAAGGCATCGTCGCCACGCCACATGCGCAACGCAGCACCGCACATCTTCGCGTGCGCCCCGCACCGGATGCATCGCTGTCGCTCATCGCGCTGCTCGATCGTGCCGAACACGCGTTGGGCACCGCCGTGCAGACCGCCGTGAAACGGGAAGACGAACAGGCCTTCGCGCTCGCCAACGGTGGCAACCTCATGTTCTGCGAGGATGCTGCGCGACGGATCCAGCAGGCACTTGAAGGCGATCCTGGCGTTGCCGGCTTCAACGTCCGCGTCGCTCACCACGAAAGCCTGCACGCACACGATGCCGTGGCCCATGCAAGCGGCGGTGCGCTGGAGCATGTGTCGCCTGCAGCGCCCTTCCAAGCCTTGCCATGGTGA
- a CDS encoding S8 family serine peptidase → MKHGVPACLLIVALAALAACTPPRPTMPDSGDAAQGPIANVQAMDTSRDIVLAVANPLDPPATHAGSSLLGYTPAGTYGAGQRAVSTLAALKQSYGIREITGWPIKSLDLYCIVLEPPPGMTREALLDTLSRDNRVQLAQPLQDYAVYGDTAQAAHQYNDPYANLQRGFVETDAALAHNVTRGDGVHVAVVDTGVDMMHPDIQGSVVRARNLVDVDVAAFNADSHGTEVAGIISAIGDNHQGIVGIAPKAMLDVYKACWYLPASGSGAHCNSFTLAKALAAVIDTDARIVNLSLGGPADPLLNRLLGELLRQGRIVIAAMPPEGNNGGFPNDAPGVIVVRASGPSPAPPGVLSAPGNDILTTQPGGGYDFTTGSSMAAAHVSGIVALLLAIAPRLDASAVHDLLLRSSKTTQGKLQVDAAAAVAALRTQHPASP, encoded by the coding sequence ATGAAGCATGGCGTTCCCGCATGCCTGTTGATCGTGGCGCTCGCCGCGCTGGCGGCGTGCACGCCGCCGCGGCCCACCATGCCCGATAGCGGCGATGCCGCGCAGGGCCCGATCGCCAACGTGCAGGCGATGGATACGAGCCGCGACATCGTGCTGGCGGTCGCCAACCCGCTCGATCCCCCGGCCACGCACGCGGGCTCCAGCCTGCTCGGCTACACGCCCGCCGGTACGTATGGCGCGGGCCAGCGTGCGGTATCCACGCTGGCCGCGCTGAAGCAGAGCTACGGCATCCGCGAGATCACCGGCTGGCCCATCAAATCGCTGGATCTCTACTGCATCGTGCTCGAGCCGCCCCCGGGCATGACGCGCGAAGCCCTGCTCGACACGCTGTCCAGGGACAACCGCGTGCAGCTTGCGCAACCGCTGCAGGATTACGCCGTCTACGGCGATACGGCTCAGGCCGCGCACCAGTACAACGATCCGTATGCGAACCTGCAGCGAGGCTTCGTCGAGACGGACGCCGCGCTCGCGCACAACGTCACCCGAGGCGATGGCGTGCACGTCGCCGTCGTCGATACGGGCGTGGACATGATGCATCCCGATATCCAGGGAAGCGTCGTCCGGGCCCGCAACCTCGTGGATGTCGATGTCGCGGCTTTCAACGCCGACAGCCACGGCACCGAAGTGGCCGGCATCATCTCGGCCATCGGCGACAACCATCAGGGCATCGTGGGCATCGCGCCCAAGGCGATGCTCGACGTCTACAAGGCCTGCTGGTATCTGCCCGCATCGGGCAGCGGTGCGCACTGCAATTCCTTCACGCTCGCCAAGGCCCTGGCCGCGGTCATCGACACCGACGCGCGCATCGTCAACCTCAGCCTCGGCGGTCCGGCCGATCCGTTGCTCAATCGACTGCTCGGCGAACTGCTGCGCCAGGGCCGCATCGTCATTGCCGCCATGCCGCCGGAAGGCAACAACGGCGGCTTTCCGAACGATGCGCCCGGCGTCATCGTGGTGAGGGCAAGCGGGCCTTCCCCCGCACCGCCGGGCGTGCTCAGTGCGCCCGGCAACGACATCCTCACCACCCAGCCCGGCGGTGGCTATGACTTCACCACGGGCTCTTCGATGGCCGCCGCCCACGTGAGCGGCATCGTGGCGTTGTTGCTGGCCATCGCGCCCAGGCTCGATGCGAGTGCCGTGCATGACCTGCTGCTGCGCTCCAGCAAGACCACCCAGGGCAAGCTGCAGGTCGATGCCGCGGCAGCGGTCGCTGCGCTGCGCACGCAGCATCCCGCGTCGCCCTGA
- a CDS encoding anti-sigma factor family protein, with amino-acid sequence MKLPTDIGKDCARAWEAMPWSLQNSASHEQDEWLTQHLSQCEACRLEFEQQSRLRLAISLPPDIPVDADAGLRRLLARIDAPDTHATTQRPRTGWVTRALVAAVLVQAIGIGVLGARLWSENQPDYRTLSQATAPLPSGSIHVVPEDTMKLAEWNGLLHSLHLQVIDGPNEVGAYTVVVAGASASPKDALQKLRSTHGIRLAEPIASAP; translated from the coding sequence ATGAAGCTTCCGACGGACATCGGCAAGGATTGTGCCCGCGCGTGGGAGGCGATGCCCTGGTCGCTGCAGAACAGCGCCAGCCACGAACAGGACGAATGGCTTACGCAGCACCTGTCCCAGTGCGAAGCGTGCCGCCTCGAATTCGAGCAGCAGAGCCGCCTGCGCCTGGCCATTTCGCTGCCGCCGGATATCCCGGTCGATGCGGACGCCGGGCTGCGCCGCCTGCTTGCCCGCATCGATGCACCCGATACGCATGCGACTACCCAACGCCCGCGCACGGGCTGGGTGACGCGCGCCCTGGTGGCCGCCGTGCTGGTGCAGGCCATCGGCATCGGCGTGCTCGGTGCCAGGCTGTGGTCCGAAAACCAGCCGGATTACCGGACGTTGAGCCAGGCGACCGCACCGCTGCCTTCCGGATCGATCCATGTCGTGCCCGAGGACACCATGAAACTGGCGGAGTGGAACGGCCTGCTCCACTCGCTGCACCTGCAGGTGATCGATGGCCCCAATGAAGTGGGCGCGTACACCGTGGTGGTGGCTGGCGCATCCGCCTCGCCGAAGGACGCGCTGCAGAAGCTGCGCAGCACGCACGGCATCCGCCTCGCCGAGCCCATCGCCTCCGCCCCATGA
- a CDS encoding RNA polymerase sigma factor, producing MNEADIDADATDRMLLQRMSAGDRAALAVLYRSYHGRLCRFLSRLTRRPDVIEEVINDCFWIAWQKAGTFHGDSRVSTWIIGIAYRCGLKALRQHGDEPVEEDMQEDRFPAHCPDEDRELRDWLAKGLSRLSADQRVVVELVYGLGHTLDDVAVIMQCPVGTVKARLFHARVKLRNTLPALAGDPPIRKESMP from the coding sequence ATGAACGAAGCCGACATCGATGCAGACGCGACCGACCGCATGCTGCTTCAACGCATGTCGGCTGGCGATCGCGCCGCGTTGGCCGTGCTGTATCGCAGCTACCACGGTCGTCTATGCCGCTTTCTCTCCCGGTTGACGCGGCGCCCCGACGTCATCGAGGAGGTCATCAACGACTGCTTCTGGATCGCCTGGCAAAAGGCCGGGACGTTCCATGGCGACTCGCGCGTTTCCACCTGGATCATCGGCATTGCCTACCGCTGCGGCCTCAAGGCGCTGCGCCAGCACGGCGATGAGCCGGTGGAAGAGGACATGCAGGAAGACCGCTTCCCTGCCCATTGTCCCGACGAGGACCGCGAGCTGCGCGACTGGCTGGCGAAGGGGCTCAGCCGGCTCTCCGCCGACCAGCGCGTCGTCGTCGAGCTGGTCTACGGCCTCGGCCACACCCTCGATGATGTCGCCGTCATCATGCAGTGCCCGGTAGGCACGGTGAAGGCGCGCCTGTTCCATGCGCGGGTCAAGCTGCGCAACACCCTGCCGGCACTTGCGGGAGATCCGCCCATTCGTAAAGAGAGCATGCCATGA